In uncultured Cohaesibacter sp., a genomic segment contains:
- a CDS encoding ATP12 family protein, translated as MADMDKGKEPREQFGAIFGDFAPGQKDSTENPMMRSKEAAKTPLPKRFYKAASLGEETGDRGEVLFGVLLDGRKVKSPAKKAITVPSRALAEALVAEWEAQEKEINPALMPLTRLVNSTIDGVEASRGAMIDEIVSYLNNDFICYPATHPERLVLRQKEHWHPVLDRAEEALGGRFVQASGILAVEQSPVMGVSLRRLWADLDIFQLGAVHSIMTLTGSALLAFALWDGFLGPDAVWNAAMVDEDWNIELWGEDEEASKRRQFRRAEFDAAVLVLAALRH; from the coding sequence ATGGCTGACATGGACAAGGGCAAGGAACCGCGCGAGCAGTTCGGTGCGATCTTTGGTGATTTTGCACCCGGCCAGAAGGATAGCACCGAAAACCCCATGATGCGTTCCAAGGAAGCGGCGAAAACGCCTTTGCCCAAACGCTTCTACAAGGCCGCCAGCCTTGGCGAAGAGACGGGCGACAGGGGCGAGGTGCTGTTTGGCGTGCTGCTGGACGGACGCAAGGTCAAAAGCCCAGCCAAGAAGGCCATCACTGTGCCCAGTCGCGCGCTCGCAGAAGCGCTTGTGGCCGAGTGGGAGGCGCAGGAAAAGGAAATCAATCCTGCGCTTATGCCGCTGACCCGCTTGGTCAATTCCACCATCGATGGCGTTGAGGCATCGCGCGGGGCGATGATCGACGAGATCGTCTCCTATCTCAATAATGATTTCATCTGCTATCCGGCGACCCACCCTGAGCGGCTTGTGCTGCGGCAGAAAGAACATTGGCATCCGGTGCTTGATCGGGCAGAAGAGGCTCTGGGAGGCCGTTTCGTGCAGGCCAGTGGCATTCTGGCTGTCGAGCAGTCTCCGGTGATGGGGGTGAGCCTGAGGCGCCTGTGGGCCGATCTGGATATCTTCCAGCTGGGTGCGGTGCATTCCATCATGACGCTGACCGGCTCGGCGCTGCTGGCCTTCGCGCTCTGGGATGGCTTTCTGGGGCCCGATGCGGTCTGGAATGCCGCCATGGTGGATGAAGACTGGAATATCGAGCTGTGGGGCGAGGATGAAGAGGCAAGCAAGCGGCGGCAATTCCGGCGCGCCGAGTTCGACGCCGCCGTGCTGGTTCTGGCTGCCTTGCGTCACTAG
- a CDS encoding HAD-IA family hydrolase translates to MSLKLFIFDCDGTLVDSQHTIVEGMDHAFGKHDLTPPTADATRSIIGLSLPEAVHKLAPELSSSANAAVVESYKDYVIAKRASGEAIELLYDGAREAIEALAKQSDVLLGIATGKAYRGVLHLFDCYGWHDLFVTVQTADRAPSKPHPGMILQAMEQTGVQAQDTYMIGDTSYDMEMAANAKVRSIGVSWGYHTSDVLRDAGAAHIVDDYPALHALLGRL, encoded by the coding sequence ATGAGCCTCAAACTCTTCATCTTTGATTGCGACGGTACGCTGGTGGATAGCCAGCATACGATTGTCGAGGGCATGGATCATGCCTTTGGCAAGCATGACCTGACGCCACCTACGGCAGATGCAACGCGCTCGATCATCGGCCTGTCGCTGCCTGAAGCGGTTCATAAGCTGGCTCCGGAACTCAGCAGCAGCGCCAATGCTGCGGTGGTGGAAAGCTACAAGGATTATGTCATCGCCAAGCGGGCGAGCGGAGAGGCCATCGAACTGCTTTATGATGGCGCGAGGGAAGCGATCGAAGCTTTGGCAAAGCAAAGCGATGTGCTGCTGGGCATTGCCACCGGCAAGGCCTATCGCGGGGTGCTGCATCTGTTTGACTGCTATGGCTGGCATGATCTGTTTGTAACGGTCCAGACCGCAGACAGGGCGCCATCCAAGCCCCATCCGGGCATGATCCTGCAAGCGATGGAACAGACCGGCGTGCAGGCACAAGACACCTATATGATCGGTGATACCAGCTATGACATGGAAATGGCTGCCAATGCCAAGGTCAGAAGCATCGGCGTCAGCTGGGGCTATCATACTTCAGACGTGTTGAGAGATGCCGGTGCTGCGCATATTGTCGATGACTATCCGGCGCTGCATGCCCTGTTGGGTCGGCTTTGA
- a CDS encoding RluA family pseudouridine synthase, which produces MATIQIREVTGDEDGLRLDRWFKEHYPGLSFGQLQKLLRTGQVRVDGKRVKTNARLMKGQEVRIPPLATDEKSQSAAPKRAMPRASDDDGDFLKSIMLYEDKDLFVINKPAGLAVQGGSGMSRHVDGMLEALRDKNDQKPRLVHRLDRDTSGVLVVARKRSVAMALTKAFRERSTQKTYWALVRGVPKPHQARISTYLAKYQAEDGDRMRIARHGDDGAQHAVTHYSVVETSGQKMSWLVLKPVTGRTHQLRVHTAYMECPIIGDPKYFNIENWEFPGGIQKKLHLHARRIRIPHPKGGILDVSAPLPSHMQQSWNLLGFDEAAYDPEIEDELGAED; this is translated from the coding sequence ATGGCAACCATTCAGATTCGCGAAGTGACAGGGGATGAGGACGGACTGCGTCTGGACCGTTGGTTCAAGGAGCATTATCCGGGGCTTTCCTTTGGCCAGTTGCAGAAATTGCTGCGCACCGGACAGGTGCGTGTCGATGGCAAGCGGGTGAAAACGAATGCGCGCCTGATGAAGGGGCAGGAGGTGCGCATACCGCCTCTTGCGACGGATGAGAAATCCCAGAGTGCTGCGCCGAAGCGGGCCATGCCGCGCGCATCCGATGATGATGGCGATTTTCTCAAGTCGATCATGCTGTATGAAGACAAGGATCTGTTTGTCATCAACAAGCCAGCCGGGCTGGCTGTGCAGGGCGGTTCGGGCATGAGCCGCCATGTGGATGGCATGCTTGAGGCTCTGCGCGACAAGAATGACCAGAAGCCGCGCCTCGTGCATCGGCTGGACCGGGACACGTCCGGGGTTCTCGTCGTGGCGCGCAAGCGGTCCGTGGCGATGGCGCTGACGAAGGCCTTTCGCGAACGCTCGACGCAGAAAACCTACTGGGCGCTGGTGCGCGGTGTGCCCAAGCCGCATCAGGCGCGGATTTCGACCTATCTGGCCAAATATCAGGCCGAAGACGGCGATCGCATGCGCATTGCCCGCCATGGCGATGATGGCGCACAGCATGCGGTGACCCATTATTCGGTGGTTGAGACATCGGGGCAGAAAATGTCGTGGCTGGTGCTCAAGCCGGTTACCGGACGCACCCATCAGCTGCGTGTGCATACCGCCTATATGGAATGTCCGATCATTGGTGATCCGAAATATTTCAATATCGAGAATTGGGAATTTCCCGGCGGCATCCAGAAGAAACTGCATCTGCATGCCCGCCGCATCCGCATTCCCCATCCCAAGGGGGGCATTCTCGATGTCAGCGCTCCGCTGCCCTCGCATATGCAGCAGAGCTGGAATCTGCTCGGCTTTGACGAAGCGGCCTATGATCCCGAGATCGAGGATGAGCTTGGCGCGGAAGACTGA
- the crcB gene encoding fluoride efflux transporter CrcB encodes MSQFIFVAIGGACGASLRHLVGLAALRSFGSGLPYGTLICNVAGSFFMGLLIHFLAVRFSASTELRLLLTTGLLGGFTTFSTFSLDIVTMTERGQSGLALFYIAISLAGGIVALFAGLSAARALV; translated from the coding sequence ATGAGCCAATTTATTTTTGTTGCCATTGGCGGCGCTTGCGGGGCAAGTCTGCGGCATCTTGTCGGTTTGGCCGCGCTGCGCTCCTTTGGCAGCGGACTGCCTTATGGCACCCTGATTTGCAATGTTGCGGGATCCTTCTTCATGGGGCTGCTCATTCATTTCCTCGCCGTGCGCTTCAGCGCGAGCACGGAATTGCGCCTGTTGCTGACGACGGGGCTGCTGGGGGGCTTTACCACCTTTTCCACCTTTTCCCTCGACATTGTGACAATGACCGAGCGCGGGCAATCCGGTCTGGCGCTGTTTTATATTGCAATCTCGCTGGCGGGCGGTATTGTGGCGCTCTTTGCAGGGCTATCGGCAGCCCGCGCGCTGGTGTGA
- a CDS encoding replication-associated recombination protein A: MEVSGSAKRHDGTGEGASRPLADLLRPAKLEDVVGQQHLVGPDGTLTRMLNSGSLGCLILWGPPGTGKTTVARLLADGTDLHFEQISAIFSGVADLKKVFEAARDRRRMGKTTLLFVDEIHRFNKAQQDSFLPVMEDGTVILVGATTENPSFELNAALLSRSQVLTFQSLDDEAIGLLLSRAEAALGKALPLDEEARKALVRMADGDGRSSLTLAQEVWRAAHEGEIFTPEQLGRILQRRAPVYDKSAEGHYNLISAFHKSIRGSDPDAALYYMCRMLDAGEDPLYILRRMTVMASEDIGLADPNALVQAQAAREAFQLIGAPEGYYALSQLAIYLATAPKSNKGYLAFAAAMDAAKRGGSLPPPKHILNAPTKFMAEQGYGDGYRYDHDEPDAFSGQDYFPEAMGRKVFYEPVERGFERELRKRLDYWSRLRMERNK, translated from the coding sequence CTGGAGGTTTCCGGCTCTGCCAAAAGACATGATGGGACCGGGGAGGGCGCTTCCCGGCCTCTTGCCGATCTGCTGCGGCCTGCAAAACTTGAAGATGTCGTCGGGCAGCAGCATCTGGTCGGGCCGGATGGCACCTTGACCCGCATGCTCAACAGCGGCTCGCTGGGTTGTCTCATCCTCTGGGGGCCCCCGGGCACCGGCAAGACCACGGTGGCGCGGTTGCTGGCGGACGGGACCGATCTGCATTTCGAACAGATTTCAGCTATCTTTTCCGGCGTTGCCGATCTCAAGAAAGTTTTCGAAGCAGCGCGAGACCGGCGCCGGATGGGCAAGACAACCCTGCTGTTTGTCGATGAGATCCATCGCTTCAACAAGGCCCAGCAGGACAGCTTTCTGCCCGTGATGGAAGACGGGACTGTGATTCTGGTCGGGGCGACGACTGAAAATCCTTCCTTTGAACTCAATGCCGCGCTTTTGTCGCGCTCGCAGGTGCTGACTTTCCAGAGCCTTGATGATGAGGCCATCGGGCTGTTGCTCAGCCGCGCCGAAGCGGCGCTTGGCAAGGCGCTGCCACTGGATGAAGAGGCCCGCAAGGCGCTGGTCCGCATGGCTGACGGGGATGGCCGTTCGTCTCTCACTCTGGCGCAGGAAGTCTGGCGAGCCGCTCATGAGGGCGAGATCTTCACTCCCGAGCAGTTGGGCCGCATTCTGCAACGCCGTGCCCCCGTCTATGACAAGTCCGCCGAGGGGCACTATAATCTCATTTCGGCTTTTCATAAGTCCATTCGTGGTTCCGATCCGGATGCCGCGCTCTACTATATGTGTCGCATGCTTGATGCCGGGGAAGATCCGTTATATATCCTCAGGCGCATGACGGTGATGGCTTCGGAAGATATCGGGCTGGCTGATCCGAATGCGCTGGTGCAGGCTCAGGCCGCGCGCGAGGCATTCCAGCTGATCGGTGCTCCTGAAGGCTATTATGCGCTCTCCCAACTGGCGATCTATCTCGCCACGGCACCGAAATCCAACAAGGGCTATCTGGCCTTTGCTGCGGCCATGGATGCCGCCAAACGCGGAGGCTCCCTGCCTCCACCAAAACATATTCTCAATGCCCCGACCAAATTCATGGCGGAGCAGGGCTATGGCGATGGTTATCGCTATGATCATGATGAGCCGGACGCCTTTTCCGGTCAGGACTATTTTCCTGAAGCGATGGGGCGGAAAGTCTTCTATGAGCCGGTGGAACGCGGTTTCGAGCGGGAATTGAGAAAACGTCTGGATTATTGGTCCAGACTGAGAATGGAAAGAAACAAATGA
- a CDS encoding DegQ family serine endoprotease, whose product MARDFVPASKAADTQAQPKLTQVVDRVPASKVEMQLSFSPLVKEAAPAVVNVYATRKVVTRQRSPFFNDPFFEQFFGRGGFGAPRERVERSLGSGVIVDHTGVIVTNHHVIDGATEVKVALSDRTEFEADVVLDDEKTDLAILKVRDLDRDLPHLEFADSDEAQVGDLVLAIGNPFGVGQTVTSGIVSAVARTQVGASDYSYFVQTDAAINPGNSGGALVNMQGQLVGINSSIYTRSGGSNGIGFAIPANMVKLVADAAISGKAVQRAWFGGSLQMVNSDIAAGLGLERPQGVLVTEIYPASPAKAAGLQVGDLILSVNGKSVDSPDAFGYRFATVSLGSDVALEIARQGKDQTVTMKAEAAPEKPPRDARQISGYSPFEGATVLNLSPLVAQELGVDSGLKGVVISEVRNGTTAERLGLKTGDLIRKVNGQAVRNTKDLETLSKQEFRLWRLEIQRDGKLIKTTIS is encoded by the coding sequence ATGGCACGGGATTTCGTGCCGGCGTCAAAGGCGGCCGATACTCAAGCCCAGCCTAAACTCACACAGGTCGTTGATCGGGTACCCGCCAGCAAGGTCGAGATGCAGCTCAGTTTCTCCCCTCTGGTAAAGGAAGCCGCGCCTGCGGTGGTCAATGTTTATGCCACGCGCAAGGTGGTGACACGCCAGCGTTCTCCCTTCTTCAATGATCCCTTCTTTGAGCAGTTTTTCGGTCGGGGTGGATTCGGCGCGCCGCGTGAGCGGGTGGAACGCTCGCTCGGTTCCGGGGTGATTGTTGATCATACCGGCGTTATCGTCACCAACCATCACGTCATTGACGGGGCAACGGAAGTGAAGGTCGCTCTGTCTGACCGGACCGAATTTGAAGCTGACGTGGTGCTTGATGACGAGAAAACGGATCTTGCCATTCTGAAGGTTCGGGATCTGGACCGCGATCTGCCGCATCTCGAATTTGCCGATTCCGACGAAGCTCAGGTCGGTGATCTGGTGCTGGCGATCGGCAACCCGTTCGGTGTCGGGCAGACGGTGACCAGCGGCATTGTTTCGGCCGTGGCGCGCACGCAAGTGGGGGCGTCTGACTATAGCTATTTTGTTCAGACCGATGCCGCGATCAATCCGGGTAATTCCGGCGGCGCATTGGTGAATATGCAGGGGCAGCTGGTGGGTATCAACAGCTCGATCTATACCCGTTCGGGCGGCTCCAACGGTATTGGTTTTGCCATTCCGGCCAACATGGTCAAGCTGGTCGCCGATGCAGCCATTTCCGGCAAGGCGGTGCAGCGTGCATGGTTTGGCGGCAGCTTGCAGATGGTCAATTCCGATATTGCTGCCGGGCTGGGGCTCGAACGGCCTCAGGGGGTACTGGTTACCGAGATTTATCCGGCCAGCCCAGCGAAAGCGGCCGGGTTGCAAGTGGGCGATCTGATTTTGAGCGTCAATGGCAAGTCCGTCGACAGCCCGGATGCCTTTGGCTATCGCTTTGCCACGGTATCGCTTGGCTCGGATGTCGCGCTTGAGATTGCCCGTCAGGGCAAAGATCAAACCGTGACGATGAAGGCCGAGGCTGCTCCGGAAAAACCGCCAAGAGACGCCCGCCAGATTTCAGGCTATTCGCCCTTTGAAGGAGCCACGGTGCTTAACCTTTCGCCCCTGGTGGCGCAGGAATTGGGTGTTGACAGTGGCCTCAAAGGTGTAGTCATTTCCGAGGTTAGAAATGGTACGACAGCAGAGCGTCTTGGCCTCAAGACCGGCGATCTCATTCGCAAGGTGAACGGGCAGGCCGTGCGCAATACCAAGGATCTCGAAACATTGTCGAAACAGGAATTCCGCCTGTGGCGACTTGAGATCCAGCGAGACGGCAAGCTCATCAAGACGACAATCAGTTGA
- the rplQ gene encoding 50S ribosomal protein L17, whose translation MRHGKSGRKLNRTASHRKAMFANMAAALIKHEQIVTTLPKAKELKPIADKLITLAKRGDLHARRQAISQIRDKDMVAKLFETLGPRYEERKGGYTRVLKAGFRYGDNAPMAVIELVDRDPEARGTDSGPTAEVEVEDAA comes from the coding sequence ATGCGCCACGGCAAATCAGGTCGCAAGCTCAATCGCACCGCTTCTCATCGCAAGGCAATGTTCGCCAACATGGCAGCAGCTTTGATCAAGCATGAGCAAATTGTTACCACTCTGCCTAAGGCTAAAGAACTGAAGCCGATTGCAGACAAACTCATCACTCTGGCTAAACGCGGCGATCTTCATGCCCGTCGTCAGGCTATCTCTCAGATTCGCGACAAGGATATGGTCGCAAAGCTGTTTGAAACGCTTGGCCCACGCTATGAAGAGCGCAAGGGTGGCTACACCCGCGTTCTCAAGGCCGGTTTCCGCTATGGCGACAACGCTCCGATGGCTGTCATCGAGCTGGTTGATCGCGATCCGGAAGCTCGCGGCACGGACTCCGGTCCTACCGCTGAGGTTGAAGTGGAAGACGCAGCGTAA
- a CDS encoding DNA-directed RNA polymerase subunit alpha: MIQKNWQELIKPTKLEITPGDDELRVAKVVAEPLERGFGMTLGNALRRVLLSSLQGAAVTSIQIDGVLHEFSSIAGVREDVTDLILNVKEISLRMEGEGPKRMVLRKEGPGVVRAGDIQVVGDVEILNPELPLCTLDVGAELRMEFTVDSGKGYVTATQNRPDDAPIGLIPVDSLYSPVKRVAYNVENTRQGQDLDFDKLTMTIETDGSVKPEDAVAYAARILQDQLSIFVNFEEPEKEVVQEQTQELAFNPALLKKVDELELSVRSANCLKNDNIVYIGDLIQKTEAEMLRTPNFGRKSLNEIKEVLAQMGLHLGMEVQAWPPENIDDLAKRYEDQY, encoded by the coding sequence GTGATTCAGAAAAACTGGCAGGAACTCATCAAGCCAACCAAACTCGAAATCACCCCTGGTGACGACGAATTGCGTGTCGCCAAAGTGGTTGCCGAGCCTCTGGAACGTGGCTTTGGCATGACTTTGGGCAATGCCCTGCGTCGTGTTCTGCTTTCATCCTTGCAGGGTGCTGCGGTAACCTCCATCCAGATTGATGGTGTGCTGCATGAATTCTCCTCTATCGCAGGTGTTCGCGAAGACGTGACGGATCTGATCCTGAACGTCAAGGAAATCTCTCTGCGCATGGAAGGGGAAGGTCCGAAACGCATGGTTCTCCGCAAGGAAGGACCGGGTGTTGTTCGGGCTGGCGATATTCAGGTTGTCGGGGACGTCGAAATTCTGAACCCGGAGCTGCCGCTTTGCACGCTTGACGTGGGTGCAGAATTGCGCATGGAATTTACCGTTGATAGCGGTAAGGGCTATGTGACTGCGACTCAGAACCGCCCAGACGATGCTCCTATCGGTCTCATTCCGGTGGACAGCCTCTATTCTCCGGTCAAACGCGTTGCTTACAATGTCGAAAACACCCGTCAGGGTCAGGATCTCGACTTTGACAAGCTGACGATGACGATCGAAACCGATGGCTCGGTCAAGCCTGAAGATGCTGTGGCCTATGCTGCACGTATTCTGCAGGACCAGCTGTCTATCTTCGTCAATTTCGAAGAGCCAGAGAAGGAAGTTGTTCAGGAACAGACTCAGGAGCTGGCATTCAACCCGGCACTTCTCAAGAAAGTGGACGAGTTGGAACTGTCTGTCCGTTCTGCAAACTGCCTGAAAAACGACAACATTGTTTACATCGGCGATCTTATCCAGAAGACGGAAGCGGAAATGCTTCGCACTCCGAACTTTGGGCGCAAGTCGCTTAACGAGATCAAGGAAGTCCTTGCCCAGATGGGTCTGCATCTTGGCATGGAAGTTCAGGCCTGGCCGCCTGAAAATATCGACGATCTCGCAAAGCGCTACGAAGATCAGTATTAA